A region of Saccopteryx leptura isolate mSacLep1 chromosome X, mSacLep1_pri_phased_curated, whole genome shotgun sequence DNA encodes the following proteins:
- the TCEAL8 gene encoding transcription elongation factor A protein-like 8, whose product MQTSSEENEGNPQSVPRAGQEHPSEDVPQEAGGDPQPPRDGVRQEAAGNLRGGPTQPVQEFKEDTPVRYLDPEEMLRGVDELERLREEIRRVRNKFVMMHWKQRHSRRRPYPVCFRP is encoded by the coding sequence ATGCAGACGTCTTCTGAGGAAAATGAAGGAAACCCACAGAGCGTGCCAAGGGCCGGCCAAGAGCACCCTTCGGAGGATGTACcccaggaggcaggaggggaccCTCAACCTCCCCGGGACGGAGTGAGGCAGGAAGCAGCAGGAAACCTTCGAGGCGGGCCCACTCAGCCGGTCCAAGAATTTAAAGAGGACACTCCTGTTAGGTATTTGGACCCTGAAGAAATGCTGAGAGGAGTAGATGAGTTGGAAAGGCTTAGGGAAGAAATAAGAAGAGTAAGAAATAAGTTTGTGATGATGCATTGGAAGCAAAGACATTCACGCAGACGTCCTTATCCTGTGTGCTTTAGgccttga